Proteins found in one Flavobacteriales bacterium genomic segment:
- a CDS encoding tetratricopeptide repeat protein translates to MIEQSITNEINSLQAKLRKYNADNASDPEKLDVLVQLVELLKEENFVKACEHANQAIELAEKLGDVRSNACARKGLGSSLWKMLEYEESILQFQAALDMYLVLSDHCGMAQCYSGMGVISGILEQNDTALAYFEQALSSAQLGKHLLLSAIITGNIGGVYFKLSEFENAMQCFQHAHDYFLEIGNIRGIADMLDGMAGIYVHRGQYNEGIEILRKCLALRQEERHKRGIAVAMLNIGIANKQSGKPKQAKFELETALSYMRSINLKIYEQELFQQLMDVCLELGETESFRTYLQDYERAQYEELKQKGQQRNSMFKPSQTPTL, encoded by the coding sequence ATGATCGAACAGTCGATAACAAACGAAATCAATTCGCTACAAGCCAAGTTGCGGAAGTACAATGCGGATAACGCAAGTGATCCCGAAAAACTTGATGTGCTTGTACAGCTTGTAGAATTGCTGAAGGAAGAAAACTTTGTAAAGGCCTGCGAACACGCCAATCAGGCAATTGAACTTGCCGAGAAATTAGGTGATGTCAGATCCAATGCATGCGCTAGAAAAGGTTTGGGAAGCAGTCTTTGGAAGATGTTGGAATATGAAGAAAGCATCCTCCAATTTCAGGCAGCCTTAGATATGTACCTGGTTTTATCAGACCATTGCGGAATGGCCCAATGCTACAGCGGAATGGGTGTCATATCCGGTATCCTTGAACAGAACGATACGGCACTTGCCTATTTTGAGCAAGCCCTTTCGTCAGCACAGCTGGGTAAACACCTCTTGCTTTCAGCAATCATTACAGGTAACATAGGCGGTGTGTATTTCAAGCTTTCGGAATTTGAAAATGCCATGCAATGTTTCCAGCATGCACATGATTATTTCCTAGAGATAGGAAACATCCGGGGAATCGCAGACATGCTCGATGGTATGGCTGGGATCTACGTTCACCGCGGCCAGTATAACGAAGGAATTGAAATTCTGCGTAAATGTTTGGCATTGCGCCAAGAAGAAAGGCATAAAAGAGGCATTGCAGTTGCCATGCTGAACATAGGAATAGCCAACAAGCAATCAGGAAAGCCGAAACAGGCGAAGTTTGAACTCGAAACAGCTCTAAGCTACATGCGCTCCATTAACCTGAAAATATACGAGCAAGAGCTTTTTCAACAATTGATGGATGTATGCTTAGAACTTGGGGAAACGGAGAGTTTCCGAACATATCTTCAAGATTATGAGCGTGCTCAGTATGAAGAACTTAAGCAGAAAGGGCAGCAGCGCAATAGTATGTTCAAACCATCTCAAACACCCACTCTCTGA